Genomic window (Pseudovibrio brasiliensis):
GCAGCAGTCTTAGCACCGCCAGCCGCTTTCACCCTCGAAGCAACCGCGTTCAGAGCGTCAGTCCAGCTCGCTGGAGCCAGCTTACCGTTCTGCTTCGCATATGGGCGATCCAGACGCTGTGTCTTCAAACCATCCCAGATGAAACGGGTTTTGTCAGAGATCCATTCCTCGTTCACCTCTTCATTAAGGCGAGGCATGATGCGCATGACTTCTTTACCACGTGTATCAACACGGATAGCGGAGCCAAGAGCGTCCATCACGTCGACGCTCTCTGTCTTCACCAATTCCCAAGGACGAGCGTTAAACTCATATGGGCGGGAAGTCAGAGCACCAACCGGGCAAAGGTCAATCACGTTGCCCTGTAGCTCTGAGGAAAGCGCTTCTTCAAGATAAGTGGTAATCTCGGCGTCTTCACCACGGCCAATCAGGCCCAGCTCGGAAACACCTGCAACTTCGGTCGTGAAGCGAACACAACGGGTGCAGTGAATGCAGCGTGTCATGATCGTCTTAACAAGCGGACCAATGTATTTATTTTCAACTGCGCGCTTGTTTTCAGCAAAGCGCGAACTATCTACACCGTAAGCCATGGCCTGATCCTGAAGATCACACTCACCGCCTTGGTCACAGATAGGGCAGTCCAGCGGGTGGTTGATCAGGAGAAACTCCATCACACCTTCACGCGCCTTTTTCACCATTGGAGACTTTGTAAAGATCTCTGGTGGCTGGCCTTCTGGTCCCGGACGCAGATCGCGCACGCCCATTGCGCAAGAGGCAACCGGCTTTGGCGGTCCGCCTTTAACTTCCACAAGGCACATGCGGCAGTTGCCGGCTACGGAGAGCCGGTCATGAAAACAGAACCTAGGAATTTCCGCACCGGCCTCTTCACAGGCCTGCATAACGGTATATTCCGCAGGAACTTCAATTTCTTTGCCGTCGACGACAAGCTTAGTCATGCGTTGGCATCCTCACCCTTAGCTTCCTGGGCGCGATAGGCCTTAAGAAGCTCAGTCACTTCAATTCCATCGATGGTCATGCCAAGAAGCCGGCAGCTTTTGATTTTAGCGCCAGCCAGATTGGCATTTTCAAGGATCAGCCCAGAAAGATTGACTTTCTCAACTGACCAACCAGAGAGATTTGCGTCATAGATGGACCAACCGGAGAGATTAACGTCATTGATGCGGCCACCAGACAGGTTCACATTTTCAAAAGAGCAACCAGACAAGTTGCAATCTTCAAATCTGGAACCGGATAGATCGCTCTCGCTTACATCCAGACATTTTTTCTCTTGGTTGATCTTCATCCCTTACTCCGCAGCGATCTTGTCGGTCGGTGTACGGTGCTTAGCAACGTACTGGTCGATCCGGTCTTCAATCACAGGGCGGAAGTTTTTGATCAAACCCTGAATAGGCCATGCAGCCGCATCACCCAGCGCGCAGATCGTATGACCTTCCACCTGTTTGGTAACTTTGAACAGCATGTCAATTTCGTCGTAAGAGCTCTCGCCCTTGACCATCCGCTCCATCACGCGCCACATCCAGCCCGTACCTTCACGGCACGGCGTACACTGACCGCAGCTTTCGTGTTTGTAGAAGTAGGACAGACGGGCAATCGCTTTGATGATGTCGGTGGAGTTGTCCATCACGATCACGGCAGCTGTACCCAGCGAGGAGCCAACTTCACGCAGACCGTCAAAGTCCATCTTCGCATCACGGATATCTTCGCCCTTCACACAAGGAACGGAAGAGCCACCCGGAATAACCGCAAGCAGATTGTCCCAGCCGCCGCGGATACCACCGCAGTGCTTTTCAATCAGTTCCTTGAAGGAAATGCCCATCGCTTCTTCAACGGTACAAGGCTTGTTCACGTGTCCGGAAACACAGAACAGCTTGGTACCAGCGTTGTTTTCACGGCCAATACCGGAGAACCATGCACCACCGCGCTTCAAAATAGTCGGCGCAACAGCAATGGATTCCACGTTGTTCACTGTGGTTGGGCAGCCGTAGATACCCATGTTCGCAGGGAACGGAGGCTTCAGACGCGGCTGACCTTTTTTACCTTCAAGGCTTTCCAGCAGTGCAGTTTCCTCACCGCAGATATAAGCCCCTGCACCGTGGTGCACGTAGATATCAAAGTCGTAGCCGTTCTTGTTGTTCTTGCCGATCAGGCCAGCATCATAAGCCTGATCAATCGCAGCCTGCAGGCGTTCACGCTCACGAATGAACTCACCGCGCACGTAGATGTAAGCCGCAATAGCACCCATCGCGAAACCAGCAAGCAGACAACCCTCAACCAGGTGGTGAGGATCGTGACGCATGATTTCACGGTCTTTACAGGTGCCCGGCTCGGACTCATCCGCGTTAACCACGAGATAGGCCGGACGACCGTCACTTTCCTTCGGCATGAAGGACCACTTCAAACCGGTTGGGAAGCCCGCACCACCGCGACCACGAAGACCGGAAGTCTTCATTTCGTCGATGATCCAGTCACGACCTTTTTCAATAATTTCTTTGGTACCAGACCATGATCCGCGCTGACGTGCTCCTTCGAGACCCCAATCATGCAGACCATAGATATTGGTGAAGATACGATCGGAATCGTTCAGCATCGCTTACCCCTCACCTTTCGCTTTGGCTTCCTGAGCCTTGCGGTGGCGCTCAACGAACTCCGCAACACCAGCCTCAGCTGGGCGAGGAACACCGGTGTAACCAGCACCGCCAGTATTCAGAGCAGCACCTGCATGGTGTTTGGACGCAGCATCAGAACCGTCAACAATCACTGCTTCCTGAGGCGCACCCTTTGTGGTGTCTTCAATATTCAGCAATGTGGTCTGGCCACCCTCTGGTGCCGCAAAGATGCGGTCAACACCCTGAGGGCCCGGCAGAACCGGCTTTCCGCCTGCGATGTCATCAAGAAGCTTCTCGAACTTCTCAACGTCCAGATCCTCATAGAAATCCTTGAAGATCTGCACCATCGGCGCATTCACACAAGCACCAAGGCACTCAACCTCTTCCCAGGAGAAGTTTCCATCTTCGGAAAGGGTGTGAGGTGTCTCAGAAATCTTGCTTTTACAAACTTTGATAAGCTCTTCAGAACCACGCAGCTGACATGGGGTCGTGCCACACACCTGGATGTGCGCTTTTTTGCCGACCGGCTGCAGCTGGAACATGGTGTAGAAGGTTGCCACTTCCAGAACACGGATGCGAGGCATATCGAGCATTTCAGAGATCACGCGGATCGCTGGCTCGGTCACCCAACCAACCTGTTCCTGAGCACGCCACAGAATAGGCACGACAGCAGAAGCCTGACGTCCTTCCGGGTAACGCTCGATGACCTTTTTCGCCCACGCCAGGTTTTCTGGAGAGAACTCAAAAGACTCTGGCTGTTCGTGATGAAGACGACGCACTGACATTACCGGTCAATCTCCCCAAATACGATATCGATGGAACCAATGACAGCGGCAACGTCAGCCAACATATGGCCGCGGCACAGGTAATCCAACGCCTGCAGGTGAGCAAAGCCAGGAGCCTTGATCTTGCAGCGGTAAGGCTTGTTGGTTCCATCAGAAACGAGATACACGCCGAATTCGCCTTTTGGCGCCTCAACGGCTGCATAAATCTCGCCTTCAGGAACTTTATAGCCTTCGGTGTAAAGCTTGAAGTGGTGGATCAGAGCTTCCATGGAGCGCTTCATTTCACCGCGCTTCGGAGGAACCACCTTACCATCGGTAGAAGAAACAGGACCTGTTTCCTTACCCAGCATCTCCAGACACTGCTTCATGATACGCACAGACTGGTGCATCTCGAACATGCGGATCAGGTAACGATCATAACAGTCGCCGTTCTTGCCGATTGCGATGTCGAATTCCATTTCATCGTAGCACTCATAAGGCTGCGACTTACGCAAATCCCATTTTGCGCCGGAACCACGAACCATCACACCGGAGAAGCCCATTGCCCAGGCTTCATCAAGATCAACAACGCCGATATCAACGTTACGCTGCTTGAAGATACGGTTATCGGTCAAAAGACCTTCGATGTCGTCGAGAGTCTTGAGGAACGGATCACACCAGTTCCACATATCATCGAGCAGATCCTGTGGCAGATCCTGGTGAACACCACCCGGACGCACATAAGCTGCGTGCATACGCGCACCACAACCACGCTCATAGAAACCCATGAGCTCTTCGCGAGGCTCAAAGCCCCACAGTGGCGGCGTCAACGCACCAACGTCCATCGCCTGCGTGGTCACGTTCAGCAAGTGTGACAGCAGACGTCCGATTTCGGAGTAAAGCACACGGATCAGCTGACCACGCTTAGGCACCTCAATGCCCAGCAGGCGCTCAACAGCAAGAGCATACGCATGCTCCTGGTTCATCGGTGCCACATAGTCCAGACGATCGAAGTAAGGCACAGCCTGAAGATAGGTCTTGTGCTCGATCAGCTTTTCAGTACCCCGGTGCAGCAGGCCGATATGCGGGTCAACGCGAGTGACCACCTCACCGTCCAGTTCCAAAACCAGACGAAGCACACCGTGCGCCGCAGGGTGCTGCGGACCAAAGTTAATATTAAAGTTTCGTACCTGAGCCTCAGCCATTCTCTACCCGTGCCTCAGTTCGATGCTTTTTCATCACCAGGAAGCACATAGTCGGTGCCTTCCCATGGTGAGAGGAAATCAAAACTACGGAATTCCTGAGTAAGCTGCACAGGCTCATAAACAACACGCTTCTTGGTGTCGTCGTAACGAACCTCTACATAACCTGTCAGAGGGAAATCCTTGCGAAGCGGGAAACCGTCAAAACCGTAGTCGGTCAGCAAGCGCCGCAGATCAGGGTTACCGGTGAACAGAATGCCGTACATGTCGTAGGCTTCACGTTCAAACCATTCAGCACCCTTGAAAATGGAAATCACAGACGGAACCGGAGTGGTTTCGTCTGTCTGAACCTTCACGCGGATGCGCAGGTTCTGAACAGGGGAAAGCAGGTGGTACACAACGTCGAAACGTTTTTCCCGAGCCGGCCAGTCCACACCGCAAATATCAACCAATGCTATAAAACCGCACCGCGCGTCATCGCGCAGGAAACGCAGAACACTGATAATCTGGTCATGGGACACATTAAGAGTGAGATCGCCATAAGCAACCGACCAGCTCTCAAC
Coding sequences:
- the nuoF gene encoding NADH-quinone oxidoreductase subunit NuoF, giving the protein MLNDSDRIFTNIYGLHDWGLEGARQRGSWSGTKEIIEKGRDWIIDEMKTSGLRGRGGAGFPTGLKWSFMPKESDGRPAYLVVNADESEPGTCKDREIMRHDPHHLVEGCLLAGFAMGAIAAYIYVRGEFIRERERLQAAIDQAYDAGLIGKNNKNGYDFDIYVHHGAGAYICGEETALLESLEGKKGQPRLKPPFPANMGIYGCPTTVNNVESIAVAPTILKRGGAWFSGIGRENNAGTKLFCVSGHVNKPCTVEEAMGISFKELIEKHCGGIRGGWDNLLAVIPGGSSVPCVKGEDIRDAKMDFDGLREVGSSLGTAAVIVMDNSTDIIKAIARLSYFYKHESCGQCTPCREGTGWMWRVMERMVKGESSYDEIDMLFKVTKQVEGHTICALGDAAAWPIQGLIKNFRPVIEDRIDQYVAKHRTPTDKIAAE
- a CDS encoding NADH-quinone oxidoreductase subunit D, with the translated sequence MAEAQVRNFNINFGPQHPAAHGVLRLVLELDGEVVTRVDPHIGLLHRGTEKLIEHKTYLQAVPYFDRLDYVAPMNQEHAYALAVERLLGIEVPKRGQLIRVLYSEIGRLLSHLLNVTTQAMDVGALTPPLWGFEPREELMGFYERGCGARMHAAYVRPGGVHQDLPQDLLDDMWNWCDPFLKTLDDIEGLLTDNRIFKQRNVDIGVVDLDEAWAMGFSGVMVRGSGAKWDLRKSQPYECYDEMEFDIAIGKNGDCYDRYLIRMFEMHQSVRIMKQCLEMLGKETGPVSSTDGKVVPPKRGEMKRSMEALIHHFKLYTEGYKVPEGEIYAAVEAPKGEFGVYLVSDGTNKPYRCKIKAPGFAHLQALDYLCRGHMLADVAAVIGSIDIVFGEIDR
- a CDS encoding NADH-quinone oxidoreductase subunit C, producing MDETLSELGEFIELTLGDKVESWSVAYGDLTLNVSHDQIISVLRFLRDDARCGFIALVDICGVDWPAREKRFDVVYHLLSPVQNLRIRVKVQTDETTPVPSVISIFKGAEWFEREAYDMYGILFTGNPDLRRLLTDYGFDGFPLRKDFPLTGYVEVRYDDTKKRVVYEPVQLTQEFRSFDFLSPWEGTDYVLPGDEKASN
- the nuoE gene encoding NADH-quinone oxidoreductase subunit NuoE is translated as MSVRRLHHEQPESFEFSPENLAWAKKVIERYPEGRQASAVVPILWRAQEQVGWVTEPAIRVISEMLDMPRIRVLEVATFYTMFQLQPVGKKAHIQVCGTTPCQLRGSEELIKVCKSKISETPHTLSEDGNFSWEEVECLGACVNAPMVQIFKDFYEDLDVEKFEKLLDDIAGGKPVLPGPQGVDRIFAAPEGGQTTLLNIEDTTKGAPQEAVIVDGSDAASKHHAGAALNTGGAGYTGVPRPAEAGVAEFVERHRKAQEAKAKGEG
- a CDS encoding pentapeptide repeat-containing protein, with amino-acid sequence MKINQEKKCLDVSESDLSGSRFEDCNLSGCSFENVNLSGGRINDVNLSGWSIYDANLSGWSVEKVNLSGLILENANLAGAKIKSCRLLGMTIDGIEVTELLKAYRAQEAKGEDANA